The sequence GGGCAATGTCTACATCAACACCAACCTGGCCGCCTGCGGCGGCATGATCGCCGCCATGATCATGGTGCAGCTGATCTACAAGAAAACCGATGTCACCATGGCTCTTAACGGCGCCCTGGCCGGCCTGGTCAGCATCACCGCCGGCCCGGCGGCGCCCAGCCCCGGCGCGGCCATTCTGGTGGGTGCCGTCGGCGGTGTCCTGGTGGTCCTGGCCATCCCGTTCTTTGACAAACTCCGCATTGACGACGTCGTTGGCGCCCTGTCGGTCCATCTGGTGTGCGGTATCTGGGGTACCCTGGCCGTTGCTTTCACCAATGCCGAAACCCGTTTCATCACCCAGTTGGTCGGCGTCCTCGCCATCGGCGCCTTTGTGGTGGTCACCAGCGCCATCGTCTGGCTGGTGCTGAAATACACCATCGGCATCCGCTGCCACGAGGAAGACGAATTTCGTGGACTTGACCTGGCAGAAATCGGTATGGAAGCCTATCCCGACTTTCAGCCGGTCCATACCACCAACCGCTGATCGTCCTTTCGCAATCGCTCGCCAGAAACACCAGGCCAGAAAAAGGTCATACTGCCACGGCTGGTCCCGCCGGAAGCGGGGCCAGCTCCCCAAACCCGGGTCACAAGACCCGCGAACCATGAAGAAAAGGAGAACGCCCATGCGCAAGATGTCAACCCTGCTGGCTGCGGCCACCCTGCTGTGCGGCCTGGCCAGTCCGGCCCTGGCCCTCGAAGTCGCCGGTGGCGCCTATGCCGGTATCTACAACATGTATCTGTGGCGCGGTTTCGACCTGAGCGGCAGCAAGCCGGTGGCCCAGGGCGGTGCCGATGTTTCGGCCGGTAACTTTACCTTCAGCTGGTGGACCAATCTGCAGCTGGCCAGCGATGCCGGCGAAGGCTTCAAGTCCGGTGAGGCCACTGAAACCGATATCATCGTGGATTACAGCACCGACCTTGGTGAGCTGGTGTCTCTGAGCGTTGGCAACTGCTTCTACAACCTCGATGGAATGGACGACACCCACGAGGCCTATCTCGGTCTGACCCTCAATACCCTGCTGAGCCCGGCATTGACGGTCTATTACGACTGGGATGAAGCCGAAGGGGACGGCCTTTACTACACCCTGGCGGTGGGCCATGAGATCAGCCTGGCCGAACCGCTGACCCTGAGCCTGGGCGCGCTGGTGGGTTATAACCAGGAGAGTGATTATTCTGTAGGCGATTACAGCGATTTCCATAACTACGAACTTAGTGCCGGGCTGGATTATGCCCTGACCGAGAATCTGAGCCTTGGTCTGAGCTGTCTGTTCTCCGAAGGTCTGAGTGACGAGGCCCGCGACGCCATTGATTCGGAATTCCTCAGCGGCGTCTCCATCGCCCTGAGTTTCTGATGCACACCCGTGTTACCACCGGTTCCTGACGGAACCGGCACCTGCGGCAATGGGGCCGTCAATCGCGAGCAGATTGGCGGCCCCGCTTTTTTAACGGGAATTTGCCGGCCCCCGGCCAGGGAAGGAGCCAGCAGCCGATGCCTGCAGACGACAGTCCGGCCCGTGCCGAAGCGGCCTTTCTCGGCCTGGCCATCGGTGACGCCCTTGGCGCCACCAGCGAATTCATGACACCGGCGGAAATCCGCAGTCGCTACGGCGTGCTGCGCCAGATTCGCGGAGGCGGCTGGCTGGGGCTGCGGCCCGGCCAGGTAACGGACGACACCGAGATGTCGCTTGTCCTGGCGCGGGCGGTGCTGGCCTGCGGCGGCTGGAGTCTGCCGGCCATTGCCGATGCCTTGGTGGCCTGGATGCGTTCCAAACCGATCGATATCGGTGCCACGGTGCGCAAGGGGCTACGCAGCTACATGCTTGGCGGCGGCCTGACCGTGCCGCCCAATGACTGGGACGCCGGCAATGGCGCGGTCATGCGCATGGCGCCGGTGGCCTTGCTGACGTTCGGTGATGCGGCGCTGCTGCGGCGCTGCAGCCTGGAACAGGCTCACCTGACCCACAACCATCCACTGTCCGATGCCGCCTGTGTCTGTGTCGGGCGCATGCTGCAGGCCGCCTTGGCTGGCGCCGACCGTTTCTGTCTGCATGCCCTGACGCGTGAGCTGGTTGCCCTGCATCCAACCTTTCGCTTCGATCCCTACAGTGGCCGCGCCAGTGGCTATGTGGTGGAAACACTACAGACGGTGTTCCATTTTCTGTTCACCACCGACAACTTCGAGGATTGCCTGGTCGGCGTGGTCAACCAGGGGGGGGACGCCGACACCAGCGGTGCCATCGCCGGCATGCTTGCCGGCGCCTTCTATGGCCTGGACGCCATCCCGCGCCGCTGGCAGCGCCAGCTTGATGACCGCATTAGCGCCCAGGTGCGCCAGGCCGGCCGCGCGCTGCTGGCTCTGGCGCCGGCGCCGTTGTTGTCCCACGACCAGGGGCCATAACCCGGAACAAGGAGAAAACCATGACCGAGAGCGCTTTTATCCCGATTGACCAGGCCGCCCGCCAGCTGGGGACCACGCCCGTGGCTCTTTTACTGCATCTGAAACATGGTCTGCTGCGCGGCCGCCAGCAGCCCGACGGCCAGTGGCGGATTGATCCGGCCAGTCTGACCGCGTTTCGCGCCTGCAACGGCAATCAACCGGCCCGCCTGTGCCGTGCCACCGGCCACCATTGCGGCGGCTGTGGCGCGGCGGGAGAGACGCCATGAGGGTGCGGATCAATCCCTCCGACCTGCAGTACCGCTATCCGCGCAAAAAGCAGACCCGCGATCTGCCCAAATTCAGCGGTTTGCCCGATCCCGCGCCCTTTGACCGCTTCGATCTGTACGAGGTGATTCCCCTGTTCGAGCAGGTGATGAGTCAGCTGGGCAGCCGGGATGGCCGCGTGTTGCAGCATCTGGAGGAGTTGGTCAACAGCCTGCCGACGTTCATCCACAGTCGCGAGGAGGTGTTTTGTTTTCTGGTTGAAAGTGTCGCGCCGCTGCTGGCTTCGGCAGGAACTGGCAAGGCGGCAGCGCTGGGATATTGTCAAACGCAGCGGCGGCAGGTATGGTCTAGCGATTGAATGAGCTTTCCAAGCGGCCTGTCATCAACAGAGTCCCATGCAGGGCGCCCCATTGGCGCCCCATTGGCGCGCCATGAGGCACTGACGGACATCAAAGCCGTCAGACGCTTGCCGCAACGCCGCCATTGGTGTGTTTTTGCGCTGCCAGCCTTTATGAAACGCTGTCAGGAGTCGTGCGATGTCCCCACAAGCGCAGATCCTTCTCGGTCAGGCCGACCAGCCTGTTCAGCTGCTCGGCCGTTACGCCAACCGCCACGGCCTGATTGCCGGCGCCACCGGCACGGGCAAGACCGTCTCCCTGCTGGTGCTGGCCGAGGGTTTCTCGCGGTTGGGCGTGCCGGTGTTCATGGCCGATGTCAAGGGCGATGTCGCTGGTCTGGCTCTGGCCGGCGAAGACAGCGAGCGCCTGCGTCAGCGGGCCGTTCGTACCGGTCTGGGCCACTACCAGCCCGAGGGCAATCCGGTACTGCTGTGGGATCTGGCCGGGCAGGCTGGCCATCCGTTGCGCACCACCCTGAGCGAGCTGGGCCCGCTGCTGCTCGGTCGTGTTCTTGAGCTCAGCGACAGCCAGCAGGGCGTGCTGGATATCGGCTTCAGGCTGGCCGACGACGAGGGTCTGCTGCTGCTCGACCTGGCCGACCTGCGCGCCCTGTTGCACCAGCTGGCCGAGCGCCGTAAGGAAATCTCCGTGCAATATGGGCTGGTCAGCCCTCAGTCCATAGGCGCCATTCAGCGGGCCCTGCTGCGGCTGGAAGGCGAGGGCGGCGCGGCCTTTTTTGCCGAACCGGCGCTGGAACTGACCGATCTGCTACGTACCGATCTGACCGGCCGTGGCTGCATCAGCATTCTGGCGGCAGACAAGCTGATTCTGCAGCCGCGTCTGTATGGCAGTTTTTTGCTGTGGCTGTTGTCGGAGCTGTTTGAAAACCTGCCGGAAGTGGGCGATCAGGAACTGCCCCGGCTGGTGTTCTTTTTTGATGAGGCCCATCTGCTGTTTGCTGACGCCACGCCCCTGCTCAGGCAGCGCATCGAGCAGGTGGTACGGCTGATTCGCTCCAAGGGGGTTGGCATCTATTTCTGCTCCCAGTATCCTGACGATCTACCGGCCGAAATTCTCGGCCAACTCGGCAACCGTATTCAGCATGCCCTGCGCGCCTACACCCCGCGTGACCAGAAGGCCGTGCGCACGGCGGCGCAGACCTTTGTCGCCAATCCGGGCGTCGATGTCGCCGGTCTGATCGGCCAGCTGGCCGTGGGCGAGGCGCTGGTTTCCTGCCTGCAGGATGGCGGCGTGCCCCAGCCGGTGCAGCGCACCCTGATCTGCCCGCCACGCTGCCGGCTGGGCGCCCTGACCGCCGCCGAACGCGCCGCTGTCCAGGGTCGCAGCCCGTTGGCCGGCAAGTACGACCAGACCATCAACCGCGAATCGGCCTACGAGATCCTCAGTCGCAACCTGGAAGCCCGATCGGCTGTCGGGTCGCCGCCGGTATCCCCGCGGCCGTCATCGCCGGGCGGCGCCGGCGAGCAGGATCGCGGTATGCTGGGCGAGCTGCTATGGGGCAATGGCCGGCGCCAGGGGGTGGCTGAAACCCTGGCCAAGCAGACGGCCCGCACCATTGGCAGCCAGCTGGGGCGCCAGATTGTGCGCGGCCTGCTGGGAGGCATTTTTGGCGGTGGCCGCCGTTAGCAGGCGGTTAAAAGACAGCCGGTAGTGCCCATGGATGGGCGACCAAAATTATTCATTGCTTTGTAATGGCGTGATTTTGTGAACAAGACGGAAAGCGTATTTTCGCCGTTTGTTTCATTCAACAAGCAAAGGAGTTTTCGTGGGAACGTTTATTCCGTGGACCGATCAGATCTGTATCGGCATTCAGGAAATTGACGAGCAGCACAAGCAGCTGGTGGAACTGATCAACCGTCTGTACGACGCCATGACCCAGGGCGCCGATCGGCAGCAGGCCGCCACCGAGATTTTGCAGGAGCTGATGCAGTACACCATCGTCCACTTCGCCGTGGAGGAAAGCCTGTTCCGCATCTTTGACTATCCCGACTACGAGACGCACCGTGAGCGTCACCAGCAGCTGCGTGACCAGGTGATCGACATCAACAAACGGGTGCAGGCCGGCGAACGCCTGATCACGCCGGAGTTGCTGTTCTTCCTGCGCAAATGGATCACCAGCCACATCATGGTGGAAGACAAGGCCTACGGCCCGTTTCTGCTGGCAAAAGGGATTGAAAAGAACTGGCGCCGCACCTCCTGGCTGGGGCGTATCTGGCCCGGAGCCCGGCGATGAACGACCGCTGTTTTTCGCCCGCCGCAGTTGCGGTTCTGCTGTTGGCCGCAGTGCTGCTGTGCCACGGTTGCGCCAAGGAGGCGGTTGCGCCTGCGGCCAGGCCGCGTTTGCAGCTGGCCGATCACCTCAGCGTTTACCACTGCGACAGCGGCGCGCGAATCGTCATCTGCCCCACCAACGACGCTTTGCTGCTGAGTTGGCAGGATCACAGCTACAGTCTGCGCCAGGCCATCAGCGCCAGTGGCGCGCGCTATCAGGGCGAAGGGCTGGAATGGTGGAGCAAGGGCAACGAGGCCTGGCTGTCGCGCCTGACCGCCCAGGGGCCGGACGAGCCGCTGGAGCATTGCCGGCTGGACGGCGGGCGCTGATTGAATAGCCGCCTTGTGGATGGCAGGCGTTGTCCCGTGGAACCGTCAGGCATTTCTTGCGGGCGAGAGAAAGGATGTGCTCACAGATGGAGATCGTTCGCGTTGATGCAGGCAATCTCGCGGTTTATCTGAACCTGTGCCAGAGCTACGAAGGCGAATTTTCAGCCATCACCGGCAAAAAGCCAGATGCAAAGGGCCTGTTCGCGCTGGATACCCCGATAGGCGGTGACGTGCTGGGTTATCTGCTGTATCAGGCGGCGGCGCCGGTCGGTTTAGCCGCCGTCAGGATCAAGGCGGCATTGGCCAGCTTCGAGGTCTGTGAATTTTATGTGGTTCCCAGCTGCCGCAGACAGGATCTGGGCAAGAACTTTGCCCAGGCCCTTTTCCGCCGCCATGCGGGCGCCTGGGAAGTCAAGCAGATCTCTGGTGCTGAACATGCCACGGCCTTCTGGCGCCGGGTGATCGATGATTTCACCGGCGGCGCCTATCAGGAAGACAGCTATCGGGATGCCTATTGGGGGCAGGTCGTGCGCCAGCAGTTTGTTTCCTGCGAAGAGGGGAGGCCGGCGGTCTGATTTTCAGCTGAGATCTCCAGGGTTTGAAAAACACAACGCCCGCGGTCTGACACCGCGGGCGTTGTGCTGTCTGCAGAGGTTGCCAGCTTATTGCTCAAGCAGGGTCAGGTCGATTTCATAGACGGCGGTGGTACCGCTGACCTCGTTGCCGACCAGCAGCAGGGGCTTGCCGCCGGGGCTGTCGGTGGCACTTACGAAATGCAGCCCTTCCGGGCCCAGATCGCCGACCTGGTCCAGATCGGTTTCGACATCGTCTACTGTGACATCGCGTTGATTGATGTACTGAACGTAAGCTGGAGCGTAGGGGTTGGAAACATCGTAGACCATGATGCCGCCCATGCGCTCCAGGGCGATGAAGGCATAGGTGTGGCCGTTGATCACGCCCAGGGTTACGGCTTCGGCTTCCGGGCCTTTGTTGTCACTGCGGTCATCGCCCGCGTTGGCGGCATTGTCGTTGTTGAAATCCGCGCCGTAAATCAGGGCAGTAATCCGTTCAAAATCGTTGCCTGAATCAAAGACCTGCAGGCCGGTTTCCGCCTCCCAGATGGAGAAGGAACGAGCGCCATAGGCGTAGAGTTTCTCGAATTCGGTTCCGCCGTTCATCGCCACCGTGGTGTGGTAGGAAAACTTCAACCGCCTCAGGGCATCGTCACCGCCGAATCCCCCGTTGGTGGGGAACAGCGGGTTGCCTTCGCTGTTCACCAGCATGACGTTGTCGCTATCGTAATAGTCCTTGGCGGAGAATTCATCGACACAGATCCCGTCATCGGCCGCATAGAAGTAGCCGGCCCCTTCGCAGGCGTCCCGGGACAACCCGTTGAGCCAGTCCTCGCGGGAATCGCCCTCGTTGGCTGTTACCAGAAACGTTCGACCGTTGTGGTGGTAGGACGTGATAGCGTCCGGCATGTAGATGCCCATGACCGGCCAGTTTCTGATGTTGACGCCGTCTTTCTGGCTGATGTCCAGTTCGTTGCCGGGAATGGAGTGGTCCTTGAAACCGAGGCCGAGGATTTTTTTTACCGTGCCGGCGGCAAGGTCGATCACGGCGATGGCGTTGTTTTCCTGCAGGGTAACGTAGGCAGTGGCGCTGTCGGCGCTGACACTGACGTATTCCGGTTCCAGGCTCTGCGCAACAGTGGCGTTGTAACCATCCAGTACCATTTTGTCGACCGGTAGTTCCGCATGGCGGGGGGCGCCGGCATTGAAGTCGCTGAAGTCGACTTCGGTTACGCTGTAATCGGCCAGCCGGATGATGCTGACGCTGCCTGCCGGGTCGTTGACATAGCCTTCGTCCGGCTCACCTTCGTTGGCGACCACAACCCGGCTACCGTCGGGTGTGAAGGTGACCATGTCGGGAAGAGCGCCGACCTGGACGGCGTTGATGTAGGCCAGAGTGGTGGGATGGATAAAAACTACCCAGCCAGGATTGGTCTTGGGCATGGCCTCGACGGCAATAGCCGTCAGCTCCCCCTGCAGAGCGATGCTGTTGGCAGCGCCCACCAGCCCGGCCTCGGTAGCCTTGCCGGCGCTGACCAGCATGGCGGCCAGATCGATACGGGTGGCGGGATCGGCATCATTCAGGTCGCTCAGGCTGGCTGCATTGAAGACATCCACCTGGCCCGAATCGGCGTTGACAACCAGCACACGGCGATTGACAGCATCAAAGGTCACGATTTCCGCCGCGCTCTGGTCAAATCCCTGAGAGGCCGTAGCGGCCACAGGCCTCAGGCTGACAACCTGGGCAGCACCATCCGCGCCATCGCTACCGTCGACCCCGTTCGTTCCGTCAGCACCATCCCTGCCATTGTCGCCATCACTGCCGCAGCCTGCCAGCAGCAGACAGAGTAACAGCGCGAGCCAACCCGGAATTCTTCGCATAGAACATGTCCTCCTTGAAATGTGGGATCGAGAGCTTCCCTGGTTTCGGATCGGGTTACTTGACAGGCAATCTGTTACATCTGCGTTGTGGCCAGATTGTTTTTTCGTAAACCGACATTTGGCCGGTCACCATCCCCCCTGTGCTGGGCAGATGGCCACGGAGTGCTATACTTGCCGGCGCAGGATGAGCCTGCGGGAAGGAGGCTGCAGTATGAATCGGGATGTTGGTAAGTTCGGTATCAATGACAAGCGGGGGCGGGTTCAGACCAGCAATGATCCCTACGCCAATCAGCAGACGTATGCCGAGGGCGCGTTTTGCAGTGGCTGTCATGCCCAGTACCGCAACAAGCGTTGGTATCTGGACGAGGAAGCCTTTGCCCAGGCGCAGCAGCAGGACAATGCCCCGCTGGTACTGTGCCCGGCCTGTCTGAAGATGCGTGATGGCTACTACGAGGGCGTGGTGGTGCTGCAGGGCGATTACCTGTGGCAGCACGAGGAGGAGATCTGCCGTCTGCTCAAGAACGAAGAGGCCCGGGCGCGCGCCAAGAATCCGCTGGAGCGGATGCTCTGTCTGGAAAAACGGGGGGAGACGCTGGTGGTGGAAACCACCGAGGAAAAACTGGCCGAGCATCTCGGCCGGGCTTTGCACAGCGCCCACCAGGGGGAACTGCTGGTGCAGCGTGGTGAAGATAATCGCATCTGTCGGGTCAGCTGGCAGCGCTGAAGAGCCGCGTTTGCCGCTTTTGTGGGCAAAGCCTGTGCCGTGATGCCGCTGGAGCGGGCAGTGGCCAGGGCAATGTGGCGCCGGACTGCTGCCCAAACAGGCGCCGGCTGGTGGTAGCGGGGTCTTCTTGCGGTTTGGCACGTCTCGTGCTTCTGGTCAGGCGGTAAGCTCGCACGGATTTCGCGCCAGAGCGGCGCACCCGGCAGCAGGACGCAGAATCGACAGAACAGACCGACCGGGCACAGGGTTGTGCCGACCGGGCCGGTTTTACAACAGAGCAGATCATCACGGCTCATGACAGGCAAAGGCGCCTGCGAAGAAGGTTTTCGCAGGCGCCTTTTTTTTGTTACGCGAGGTAAAGCAATCACATCGGGGCCATGGCGGCGCCGGTCAGGGTAACGAAGCCCTTTCTGCCAGCAGGTGGAAAGGGCTTCGTGCGTTTAACGGCGAACGCGGCAGCAGATCAAAACGGCATTCATACCTAGAACGCAAGCAGCGAAAGGAGCACGACCATGGCAGAGAAAAAAATGCGGCAGATCGCCATCTACGGCAAGGGCGGCATCGGCAAGTCCACCACCACCCAGAATACCGTGGCGGGTCTGGCCAGCCTGGGCAAGAAGGTCATGATCATCGGGTGCGATCCCAAGGCCGATTCGACCCGCCTGATCCTGCACGCCAAGGCCCAGGCCACGGTGATGGACAAGGTGCGCGAACTGGGCACGGTGGAGGATCTGGAACTGGAGGATGTGCTGAAGGTCGGTTACGGCGACGTCAAGTGCGTCGAGTCGGGCGGGCCGGAGCCG is a genomic window of Desulfuromonas thiophila containing:
- a CDS encoding BCAM0308 family protein, which codes for MNRDVGKFGINDKRGRVQTSNDPYANQQTYAEGAFCSGCHAQYRNKRWYLDEEAFAQAQQQDNAPLVLCPACLKMRDGYYEGVVVLQGDYLWQHEEEICRLLKNEEARARAKNPLERMLCLEKRGETLVVETTEEKLAEHLGRALHSAHQGELLVQRGEDNRICRVSWQR
- a CDS encoding choice-of-anchor I family protein translates to MRRIPGWLALLLCLLLAGCGSDGDNGRDGADGTNGVDGSDGADGAAQVVSLRPVAATASQGFDQSAAEIVTFDAVNRRVLVVNADSGQVDVFNAASLSDLNDADPATRIDLAAMLVSAGKATEAGLVGAANSIALQGELTAIAVEAMPKTNPGWVVFIHPTTLAYINAVQVGALPDMVTFTPDGSRVVVANEGEPDEGYVNDPAGSVSIIRLADYSVTEVDFSDFNAGAPRHAELPVDKMVLDGYNATVAQSLEPEYVSVSADSATAYVTLQENNAIAVIDLAAGTVKKILGLGFKDHSIPGNELDISQKDGVNIRNWPVMGIYMPDAITSYHHNGRTFLVTANEGDSREDWLNGLSRDACEGAGYFYAADDGICVDEFSAKDYYDSDNVMLVNSEGNPLFPTNGGFGGDDALRRLKFSYHTTVAMNGGTEFEKLYAYGARSFSIWEAETGLQVFDSGNDFERITALIYGADFNNDNAANAGDDRSDNKGPEAEAVTLGVINGHTYAFIALERMGGIMVYDVSNPYAPAYVQYINQRDVTVDDVETDLDQVGDLGPEGLHFVSATDSPGGKPLLLVGNEVSGTTAVYEIDLTLLEQ
- the draG gene encoding ADP-ribosyl-[dinitrogen reductase] hydrolase → MPADDSPARAEAAFLGLAIGDALGATSEFMTPAEIRSRYGVLRQIRGGGWLGLRPGQVTDDTEMSLVLARAVLACGGWSLPAIADALVAWMRSKPIDIGATVRKGLRSYMLGGGLTVPPNDWDAGNGAVMRMAPVALLTFGDAALLRRCSLEQAHLTHNHPLSDAACVCVGRMLQAALAGADRFCLHALTRELVALHPTFRFDPYSGRASGYVVETLQTVFHFLFTTDNFEDCLVGVVNQGGDADTSGAIAGMLAGAFYGLDAIPRRWQRQLDDRISAQVRQAGRALLALAPAPLLSHDQGP
- a CDS encoding MliC family protein, with amino-acid sequence MNDRCFSPAAVAVLLLAAVLLCHGCAKEAVAPAARPRLQLADHLSVYHCDSGARIVICPTNDALLLSWQDHSYSLRQAISASGARYQGEGLEWWSKGNEAWLSRLTAQGPDEPLEHCRLDGGR
- a CDS encoding helicase HerA-like domain-containing protein — encoded protein: MSPQAQILLGQADQPVQLLGRYANRHGLIAGATGTGKTVSLLVLAEGFSRLGVPVFMADVKGDVAGLALAGEDSERLRQRAVRTGLGHYQPEGNPVLLWDLAGQAGHPLRTTLSELGPLLLGRVLELSDSQQGVLDIGFRLADDEGLLLLDLADLRALLHQLAERRKEISVQYGLVSPQSIGAIQRALLRLEGEGGAAFFAEPALELTDLLRTDLTGRGCISILAADKLILQPRLYGSFLLWLLSELFENLPEVGDQELPRLVFFFDEAHLLFADATPLLRQRIEQVVRLIRSKGVGIYFCSQYPDDLPAEILGQLGNRIQHALRAYTPRDQKAVRTAAQTFVANPGVDVAGLIGQLAVGEALVSCLQDGGVPQPVQRTLICPPRCRLGALTAAERAAVQGRSPLAGKYDQTINRESAYEILSRNLEARSAVGSPPVSPRPSSPGGAGEQDRGMLGELLWGNGRRQGVAETLAKQTARTIGSQLGRQIVRGLLGGIFGGGRR
- a CDS encoding TorF family putative porin, translated to MRKMSTLLAAATLLCGLASPALALEVAGGAYAGIYNMYLWRGFDLSGSKPVAQGGADVSAGNFTFSWWTNLQLASDAGEGFKSGEATETDIIVDYSTDLGELVSLSVGNCFYNLDGMDDTHEAYLGLTLNTLLSPALTVYYDWDEAEGDGLYYTLAVGHEISLAEPLTLSLGALVGYNQESDYSVGDYSDFHNYELSAGLDYALTENLSLGLSCLFSEGLSDEARDAIDSEFLSGVSIALSF
- a CDS encoding bacteriohemerythrin, which encodes MGTFIPWTDQICIGIQEIDEQHKQLVELINRLYDAMTQGADRQQAATEILQELMQYTIVHFAVEESLFRIFDYPDYETHRERHQQLRDQVIDINKRVQAGERLITPELLFFLRKWITSHIMVEDKAYGPFLLAKGIEKNWRRTSWLGRIWPGARR
- a CDS encoding GNAT family N-acetyltransferase; protein product: MEIVRVDAGNLAVYLNLCQSYEGEFSAITGKKPDAKGLFALDTPIGGDVLGYLLYQAAAPVGLAAVRIKAALASFEVCEFYVVPSCRRQDLGKNFAQALFRRHAGAWEVKQISGAEHATAFWRRVIDDFTGGAYQEDSYRDAYWGQVVRQQFVSCEEGRPAV